In Alphaproteobacteria bacterium, one DNA window encodes the following:
- a CDS encoding tail fiber domain-containing protein gives MKRTPYFARRRDNGSRGFILGPILYVLGLIGVATGVLFGGYSQVLRSGITVSNETAARNQLFMAGQALSAAATIDNTTYAQPVLLPPALLAFGSADAAKLPSGYAAISGGGSPTETGVLEVSSGARQLDPWGRYYLYCRWQQNLADSAMPVIKLISAGADGTVQTNCAQSATPSGDDRTEYLSVAIARERANVWRVDNANKVTFGNSSNAVSVQDTGDISARNLTLSGTLTGAGMSASSLVLTTALPITSGGTGSGNANGALSNLGGTVVGKDVFTAATQGTAQDALGASATGKSVFTAASQDAAQGALGATATGKGVFTAASQDAAQGALGATATGKGVFTAASQDAAQGALGATATGKSVFMAASQDAAQGALGATATGKSLFTAASAAAGRTALSLGTIATQDANAVAITGGTISGVTLSGSTITGDVSGNAGNVTGTVAIANGGTGATTAATARSNLGTNDAANLTAGTVATARLGSGTANSTTYLRGDSTWQSISATTNTLSQGNTSITATDTGADGTLTFVTEGTTRMTVNPSGVFNVVGNATIGGTFSATGGISGTNISGGTISNSSLVLPVGSAAAPSLSFTSDSNTGIYSPNADAVAISTGGTARMTVDSTGLSLGAVDGTSEGAQVAWNRSNGTYSNWTTDVYQNAFRITTSDANSNQVQILNAGAGTAGLYVEGKLGVGNNNPSSTLDVTGTLNVTGGITGNVTGNVTGNVTGNVTGTAANVTGTVAIANGGTGATTAATARSNLGTNDAANLTTGTMATARLGSGTANTTTYLRGDSTWQPLSVNAISQGNTSITATDTGADGTLTFVTEGTTRMTIGNAGLVSITGERLDIGDATAYNLFVGYGAGAANSGSNSNTAVGVQALYSNTTGYYNTALGRHVLYANTSGHTNTAVGFQALKANDTGYLNTAVGSEALTANASGVLNTAIGVEALKANDTGYGNIAVGNSALKANTMGFENIAVGMFALFNHTTGYSNTALGSAAGMNVTTGNYNTLLGRGVASTLTTGSNNIVIGYSANVPAADTSDYLNIGNTITGNLSSGDVTIAGVLTATGGVSGNVTGTAANVTGTVAVANGGTGATTAATARSNLGTNDAANLTTGTMATARLGSGTANSTTYLRGDSTWQPLSVNAISQGNTSITATDTGADGTLTFVTEGSTQMTIANTGLVSIAGPRLGIGSVATFGTFVGYSAGASSSNTNNVAVGYNALNANVTGVQNTALGFRTLQVNTASSGTALGYMALAANTTGIANTAVGASALTSNITGNSNTAVGNYALWANTGYSNTAVGDYALKDNTTGTAGVAMGVSALQGNTTGYYNTALGFEALQANTTGNNNTALGYQALKANSTSDSTALGYQALKANTSGAGNTAVGTSALAANTSGPGNTAVGYNALAANTTGISNTAVGYQALKANTTGQSNTAIGSNTLAVNTTGTQNTTLGDGALYSNTTGFGNIAQGYNTLNSNTTGYYNTALGTVALYSNTTGYYNTALGGEALQANTTGNNNTALGYRALKANTASNNIAVGEEALTANTTGANNIALGNEALTHNTTGSANTAVGNYALFTNTTGDQNVALGFWALKSNTTATNNVAVGYGALADNTTGQYNTALGYNTAGTLNTGSRNLLIGYNANVPAADTSDYLNIGNAITGNLSTGAVTIAGVLTATGGITGNVTGNVTGTAANVTGTVAIANGGTGATDAATARSNLGTNDAANLTTGTMATARLGSGTANSTTYLRGDSTWQPLSVNAISQGNTSITATDTGADGTLTFVTEGTTRMTIGNAGLVSIAGERLGIGSGGTFSTFVGYGAGAVNSGSSNTAVGFEALKANTTGISNTAVGSGALKVNTTGFHNTALGAGALYSNTTGYYNVAVSTGALYYNTTGFNNVAVGFSALQANTSGVNNVAVGYGALVANTTGDQNVAVGYGTLYSNTTGNYNIAVGSGALFNTTTGIRNTALSNEALYSNTTGNSNIAVGYQALNANTTGAYNTAVGDSALKANTASGGTALGYQALKANTTGDGNTAVGTSALAANTSGPGNTAVGYQALAVNTTGFHNTALGKLALQANTTGSLNTALGKETLQSNTTGTNNTAVGGGALFFNTTGTQNTALGTYALVSNTTGHYNTAVGSDALFFNATGTQNTALGYQALKANTASGGTALGYRALYANTTGTSNTAVGNSALITNTTGASNTALGNVALAANTTGANNIAVGNEALAANTTGNTNTAVGSYALYANTTGEQNAALGFWALKSNTTATNNVAIGYGALATNTTGANNVAVGYSALYANTTGAQNTALGYLALTANTTAHYNVAVGHNALSVNSTGFQNTALGGNALTANTTGQYNTALGNNTAATLTTGSNNILIGYNANVPAADTSNYLNIGGAIKGDLSTGYIGIGIAATSPSYRLEVNGTAYAIGAAGALSDMRHKKNIHSLDQGLSAVERLRPVTFEWKDPKDGGMKGEQIGFIAQEVEKVLPGVVLTNEDAEQTKGLKYNELIPVLTKAIQELKAAKDNADTENAQLRAESVAMKARIDRLEQILKDHMPTKTAH, from the coding sequence ATGAAGCGCACCCCCTATTTTGCAAGGCGGCGTGACAACGGTTCCCGAGGGTTCATCTTGGGGCCGATTTTGTATGTTTTGGGCCTTATTGGCGTGGCCACCGGGGTGTTGTTCGGCGGGTATTCACAGGTGTTGCGCTCGGGAATAACGGTCTCGAACGAGACGGCGGCCCGCAATCAGCTGTTCATGGCCGGTCAAGCCCTCTCGGCCGCCGCCACCATCGACAATACCACCTATGCCCAGCCCGTGTTGTTGCCGCCGGCCCTTTTGGCCTTTGGCAGCGCGGATGCCGCCAAGCTGCCTTCGGGCTATGCGGCCATCAGCGGCGGCGGTTCGCCCACGGAAACCGGCGTGTTGGAAGTGTCCTCGGGGGCGCGGCAACTGGATCCGTGGGGACGCTATTACCTGTATTGCCGCTGGCAGCAAAATCTGGCCGATAGCGCGATGCCCGTCATCAAGCTGATCTCGGCGGGCGCGGATGGCACGGTGCAGACCAACTGCGCCCAAAGCGCGACTCCCTCTGGCGACGATCGGACGGAGTATCTATCGGTGGCCATTGCGCGTGAGCGGGCCAATGTGTGGCGGGTGGACAACGCGAACAAAGTGACCTTTGGCAACAGCAGCAATGCGGTCAGCGTGCAAGACACCGGCGACATCTCGGCGCGCAATCTGACTCTTTCGGGGACTCTGACGGGTGCGGGGATGAGCGCCAGCAGCCTGGTCCTGACCACGGCCTTGCCGATCACCAGCGGCGGCACGGGATCCGGCAATGCCAATGGCGCGCTGAGCAATCTGGGCGGCACCGTCGTGGGCAAGGACGTGTTCACCGCCGCCACCCAAGGCACGGCGCAAGACGCGCTGGGAGCCAGCGCGACGGGCAAGAGCGTATTCACGGCGGCCAGCCAAGACGCGGCGCAAGGCGCGTTGGGAGCCACCGCGACAGGCAAGGGCGTGTTCACGGCGGCCAGTCAAGACGCGGCGCAAGGCGCATTGGGAGCCACCGCGACAGGCAAGGGCGTGTTCACGGCGGCCAGCCAAGACGCGGCGCAAGGCGCATTGGGAGCCACCGCGACGGGCAAGAGCGTGTTCATGGCGGCCAGTCAAGACGCGGCGCAAGGCGCATTGGGAGCCACAGCGACGGGCAAGAGCCTGTTCACGGCGGCCAGCGCGGCGGCGGGACGCACGGCCTTGAGCCTGGGCACCATCGCCACGCAAGACGCCAACGCCGTGGCGATCACCGGCGGCACGATCAGCGGGGTGACTCTTTCGGGCAGCACGATCACGGGAGATGTCAGCGGCAATGCGGGCAATGTGACCGGCACGGTGGCCATCGCCAATGGCGGCACCGGGGCGACGACCGCCGCCACCGCGCGCTCCAATCTGGGCACCAACGACGCCGCCAATCTGACCGCCGGAACCGTGGCCACCGCGCGTTTGGGCAGCGGCACCGCCAACAGCACCACCTATCTGCGCGGTGACAGCACCTGGCAGAGCATATCCGCCACCACCAATACTCTCAGCCAAGGCAACACCAGCATCACCGCCACCGACACCGGCGCAGACGGCACGCTGACCTTCGTCACGGAAGGCACCACACGGATGACCGTTAACCCATCTGGCGTCTTTAATGTCGTGGGCAATGCCACCATCGGCGGTACATTCAGCGCCACGGGAGGAATCAGCGGCACCAATATCAGCGGCGGCACCATCAGCAACAGCAGCCTCGTCCTGCCCGTCGGCTCTGCCGCTGCACCGTCGTTGTCCTTCACCAGCGACTCCAACACCGGCATCTATTCCCCCAATGCGGATGCCGTCGCCATATCCACAGGCGGAACGGCGCGCATGACAGTAGACTCGACGGGGCTGTCTCTTGGCGCCGTGGACGGCACAAGTGAAGGCGCGCAAGTCGCTTGGAATAGATCCAATGGTACCTATTCAAATTGGACGACGGACGTCTATCAAAATGCGTTCCGTATCACGACGTCGGATGCCAATTCCAACCAAGTCCAGATACTCAACGCCGGTGCAGGAACCGCCGGCCTCTATGTCGAGGGCAAACTCGGCGTAGGAAATAACAACCCCAGCAGCACATTGGACGTCACAGGCACGCTCAACGTCACGGGCGGCATCACCGGCAATGTAACGGGCAACGTGACGGGCAATGTCACCGGCAATGTGACGGGCACGGCGGCCAATGTGACCGGCACGGTGGCCATCGCCAATGGCGGCACCGGCGCGACCACGGCAGCCACCGCGCGCTCCAATCTAGGAACCAACGATGCCGCCAACCTGACCACCGGAACCATGGCCACCGCCCGTCTGGGAAGCGGCACTGCCAACACCACCACCTATCTGCGCGGCGACAGCACCTGGCAACCCCTCTCCGTCAATGCCATCAGCCAAGGCAACACCAGCATCACCGCCACCGACACCGGCGCCGACGGCACGCTGACCTTCGTCACGGAAGGCACCACACGGATGACCATCGGCAATGCCGGCCTGGTCAGCATCACCGGAGAACGCCTGGATATTGGAGACGCCACCGCTTACAACCTGTTCGTTGGCTATGGGGCGGGGGCTGCGAATTCAGGCAGCAACAGCAACACGGCAGTTGGCGTTCAGGCGCTCTACTCCAACACCACGGGCTACTACAATACCGCGCTGGGCAGACATGTGCTCTACGCCAACACCTCGGGCCACACTAACACTGCTGTGGGCTTTCAGGCGCTCAAAGCCAATGACACGGGCTACCTCAATACGGCAGTAGGTTCTGAGGCGCTTACCGCAAACGCCTCGGGCGTCCTAAACACCGCAATAGGTGTTGAGGCGCTCAAAGCCAATGACACGGGCTACGGCAACATCGCCGTAGGTAATTCGGCGCTCAAAGCCAACACCATGGGCTTTGAGAACATCGCGGTGGGCATGTTCGCGCTTTTCAACCACACCACGGGCTACAGCAACACGGCTCTTGGATCGGCAGCGGGCATGAACGTCACCACGGGCAACTACAACACACTTCTGGGCAGAGGGGTGGCTTCAACACTGACCACCGGGTCTAATAATATCGTCATCGGATATAGCGCAAATGTGCCGGCGGCAGACACCAGCGATTATCTAAATATCGGCAACACGATCACGGGGAATCTATCGTCCGGCGATGTCACCATCGCGGGCGTATTAACAGCCACGGGCGGCGTCAGCGGTAATGTGACCGGCACGGCGGCCAATGTGACCGGCACGGTGGCGGTTGCCAATGGCGGCACCGGCGCGACCACGGCAGCCACCGCACGCTCTAATCTAGGAACCAACGATGCCGCCAACCTGACCACCGGAACCATGGCCACAGCGCGTTTGGGCAGCGGCACCGCCAACAGCACCACCTATCTGCGCGGCGACAGCACCTGGCAACCCCTCTCCGTCAATGCCATCAGCCAAGGCAATACCAGCATCACCGCCACCGACACCGGCGCGGACGGCACGCTGACCTTCGTCACGGAGGGCTCCACACAGATGACCATCGCCAATACGGGCCTGGTCAGCATCGCCGGACCACGCCTTGGGATCGGGAGCGTCGCCACCTTTGGTACATTTGTCGGCTATAGCGCGGGAGCTTCGAGTTCTAACACAAACAACGTCGCCGTCGGCTATAACGCTCTCAACGCCAACGTTACCGGAGTCCAAAACACAGCGCTGGGCTTTCGGACGCTCCAAGTCAACACAGCATCGAGTGGCACAGCACTGGGCTATATGGCGCTCGCCGCCAACACTACGGGCATCGCAAACACTGCTGTGGGTGCTTCTGCTCTCACCTCAAACATTACGGGCAACAGCAACACTGCTGTGGGTAATTACGCGCTGTGGGCCAACACCGGATACTCGAATACCGCCGTAGGTGATTACGCGCTCAAAGACAACACCACGGGTACCGCCGGCGTCGCAATGGGCGTTAGCGCGCTCCAAGGCAACACCACGGGCTACTACAATACCGCGCTGGGCTTTGAGGCGCTCCAAGCCAACACCACGGGTAATAACAACACCGCTCTTGGCTATCAGGCGCTCAAAGCCAACTCAACATCCGATAGCACCGCACTGGGCTATCAGGCGCTCAAAGCCAACACCTCGGGTGCCGGCAACACTGCTGTGGGCACTTCCGCGCTCGCCGCCAACACCTCGGGTCCCGGCAACACCGCAGTGGGCTATAACGCTCTTGCCGCCAATACCACGGGCATCTCAAACACTGCAGTGGGCTATCAGGCGCTTAAGGCCAACACCACAGGTCAATCCAACACCGCCATCGGATCTAACACGCTTGCCGTCAACACCACGGGGACCCAAAACACCACGCTGGGTGATGGTGCCCTCTACTCCAACACCACAGGCTTCGGCAACATCGCACAGGGATATAACACTCTCAACTCCAACACCACAGGCTACTACAATACCGCGCTGGGCACTGTAGCGCTCTACTCCAACACCACGGGCTACTACAATACCGCGCTGGGCGGTGAGGCTCTCCAAGCCAACACCACGGGTAATAACAATACCGCGCTGGGCTATCGGGCGCTCAAAGCCAACACTGCCAGCAATAACATCGCTGTGGGCGAGGAGGCCCTTACCGCCAACACTACGGGTGCCAACAACATCGCCCTAGGTAATGAGGCACTCACCCATAACACCACGGGCAGTGCCAACACTGCCGTGGGCAATTACGCGCTCTTCACCAACACCACCGGAGACCAGAACGTAGCACTGGGCTTTTGGGCGCTCAAATCCAACACTACGGCCACCAATAACGTTGCTGTTGGCTATGGCGCGCTCGCCGACAACACCACGGGTCAATACAACACCGCGCTGGGCTATAACACGGCAGGAACACTGAACACGGGGTCTCGGAACCTCCTCATCGGATATAACGCCAATGTGCCGGCGGCAGACACCAGCGATTATCTAAATATCGGCAACGCGATCACGGGGAATCTGTCGACCGGCGCTGTCACCATCGCGGGCGTATTAACCGCTACGGGCGGCATCACCGGCAATGTGACGGGCAATGTGACGGGCACGGCGGCCAATGTGACCGGCACGGTGGCCATCGCCAATGGCGGCACCGGGGCGACGGACGCCGCCACCGCGCGCTCTAATCTAGGAACCAACGATGCCGCCAATCTAACCACCGGAACCATGGCCACCGCCCGCCTAGGCAGCGGCACCGCCAACAGCACCACCTATCTGCGCGGCGACAGCACCTGGCAACCCCTCTCCGTCAATGCCATCAGCCAAGGCAACACCAGCATCACCGCCACCGACACCGGCGCAGACGGCACGCTGACCTTCGTCACGGAAGGCACCACACGGATGACCATCGGCAATGCCGGCCTGGTCAGCATCGCCGGAGAACGCCTTGGGATCGGGAGCGGCGGCACCTTTAGTACATTTGTCGGCTATGGGGCGGGAGCGGTGAATTCAGGCAGTAGCAACACGGCAGTAGGTTTTGAGGCGCTCAAAGCCAACACCACGGGCATCTCAAACACTGCTGTGGGCTCTGGAGCGCTCAAAGTCAACACCACAGGCTTCCACAATACCGCGCTGGGCGCTGGTGCCCTCTACTCCAACACCACGGGCTATTACAACGTTGCTGTGAGCACTGGCGCGCTCTACTACAACACCACGGGCTTCAATAACGTCGCTGTGGGCTTTAGCGCGCTCCAAGCCAACACCTCGGGCGTCAATAACGTCGCCGTTGGCTATGGCGCGCTTGTCGCCAACACCACTGGTGACCAAAACGTCGCCGTTGGCTATGGCACGCTCTACTCCAACACCACGGGCAACTACAACATCGCCGTCGGTAGTGGCGCGCTCTTCAACACCACCACGGGCATCAGGAACACCGCGCTGAGCAATGAAGCACTCTACTCCAACACCACGGGTAACAGCAACATCGCAGTGGGCTATCAGGCGCTCAACGCCAACACCACTGGTGCCTATAACACCGCTGTGGGTGATTCCGCGCTCAAAGCCAACACAGCATCGGGTGGCACCGCACTGGGCTATCAGGCGCTCAAAGCCAACACCACGGGCGACGGCAACACTGCTGTGGGCACTTCCGCGCTCGCCGCCAACACCTCGGGTCCCGGCAACACCGCAGTGGGCTATCAGGCGCTCGCCGTCAACACCACAGGCTTCCACAATACCGCGCTGGGCAAATTAGCGCTCCAAGCCAACACCACGGGCTCCCTCAATACCGCGCTGGGCAAAGAGACGCTCCAATCCAACACCACGGGCACTAATAACACCGCTGTGGGCGGTGGGGCCCTCTTCTTCAACACCACGGGAACTCAGAACACAGCGCTGGGCACTTACGCGCTCGTATCCAACACCACGGGCCACTACAATACCGCTGTGGGCAGTGATGCCCTCTTCTTCAACGCCACGGGAACTCAGAACACCGCTCTTGGCTATCAGGCGCTCAAAGCCAACACAGCATCGGGTGGCACCGCACTGGGCTATCGGGCGCTTTACGCCAACACCACTGGTACCTCTAACACCGCTGTGGGTAATTCCGCGCTCATCACCAACACCACGGGGGCCAGCAACACTGCCTTGGGTAATGTTGCGCTCGCCGCCAACACCACGGGTGCCAACAACATCGCCGTAGGTAATGAGGCGCTCGCCGCCAACACCACGGGCAACACCAACACTGCCGTGGGCAGTTACGCGCTCTACGCCAACACCACCGGAGAACAGAACGCAGCACTGGGCTTTTGGGCGCTCAAATCCAACACTACGGCCACCAATAACGTCGCCATTGGCTATGGCGCGCTTGCCACCAACACCACAGGTGCCAATAACGTTGCTGTTGGCTATAGCGCGCTCTACGCCAACACCACCGGAGCCCAAAACACAGCGCTGGGCTATCTGGCGCTTACCGCCAACACCACGGCTCACTACAACGTCGCCGTTGGCCATAACGCACTCAGTGTCAATAGCACCGGATTCCAGAACACAGCACTGGGTGGTAATGCGCTCACCGCAAATACCACGGGTCAATACAACACCGCGCTTGGCAATAACACGGCTGCAACACTGACCACAGGATCTAACAACATCCTCATCGGATATAACGCCAATGTGCCAGCGGCAGACACCAGCAATTATCTGAATATCGGCGGCGCGATCAAGGGCGATCTGTCAACCGGCTATATCGGTATTGGTATTGCTGCAACCAGCCCAAGTTATAGATTGGAAGTCAACGGCACAGCCTATGCCATCGGCGCGGCGGGAGCGTTGTCGGATATGCGGCATAAGAAAAATATTCATTCCCTGGACCAGGGCCTGTCCGCCGTCGAGCGCTTGCGGCCGGTGACCTTCGAATGGAAGGATCCCAAGGATGGGGGCATGAAGGGCGAGCAGATCGGCTTTATCGCCCAGGAAGTCGAAAAAGTCCTTCCCGGCGTGGTGCTGACCAACGAGGATGCCGAGCAAACCAAGGGCCTTAAATACAACGAACTCATCCCCGTCCTGACCAAAGCCATCCAAGAGCTGAAGGCCGCCAAAGACAATGCCGATACCGAGAACGCTCAATTAAGGGCCGAAAGCGTGGCCATGAAGGCGCGGATAGATCGGCTTGAACAGATTTTAAAAGATCACATGCCAACCAAAACGGCTCATTAG
- the ettA gene encoding energy-dependent translational throttle protein EttA, whose protein sequence is MASYQYIYVMKGFGKAWPGGKKILENVWLSFYPGAKIGVLGVNGSGKSTLLKVMAGLDTDYTGEVWAAEGATVGYLPQEPHLDPSKNVGENVMQGLGPIKALVDRFTEVSMKLGEVTDDDEMNALIEEQGTLQEKIDAANAWDLERTVEIAMDALRCPASDADVGKLSGGEKRRVALCRLLLQKPDMLLLDEPTNHLDAESVAWLQQYLRDYAGTVVMVTHDRYFLDQVTGWILELDRGQGIPYEGNYSSWLEQKRKRLSQEGRQEEARQRTLSSELEWIQASPRARQAKSKARITAYEQLLAQSKDKAPETAQILLPLPPRLGQLVVEANKLSKGFGDTLLIDNLSFNLPAGGIVGVIGPNGAGKTTLFRMITGQEKPDSGQLRLGDTVVLGYVDQSRDSLADGKNVWEEISQGQDIIDLGNRRTMQSRAYTAAFGFKGGDQQKKVGQLSGGERNRVHLAKMLKSGANVLMLDEPTNDLDVDTLRALEDALTDFPGCALITSHDRWFLDRIATHILAFEGNSQVVWFEGNYQDYEADRHRRLGTEADQPHRLRYKPLTR, encoded by the coding sequence ATGGCCAGTTATCAATACATCTATGTCATGAAGGGCTTTGGCAAGGCGTGGCCGGGCGGCAAGAAGATTCTGGAGAATGTCTGGCTGTCCTTCTATCCGGGCGCGAAGATCGGTGTGCTGGGCGTCAACGGCTCGGGTAAATCGACCTTGCTGAAGGTGATGGCGGGGTTGGATACGGATTATACGGGCGAGGTCTGGGCCGCCGAAGGCGCCACCGTCGGATATTTGCCGCAGGAACCGCATTTGGACCCTAGCAAGAATGTGGGCGAAAACGTCATGCAAGGTCTGGGGCCGATTAAGGCCTTGGTCGATCGCTTTACCGAAGTCAGCATGAAGCTGGGCGAGGTGACCGATGACGACGAGATGAACGCTTTGATCGAGGAACAGGGCACGCTGCAAGAAAAAATCGACGCGGCCAATGCCTGGGACCTTGAACGGACCGTTGAAATCGCCATGGATGCGCTGCGCTGCCCGGCTTCGGATGCCGATGTCGGCAAATTGTCGGGCGGCGAGAAACGTCGCGTTGCTCTGTGTCGTCTGTTGTTGCAAAAGCCCGACATGCTGTTGTTGGACGAGCCGACCAACCATCTGGACGCCGAGTCGGTGGCCTGGTTACAGCAATATCTGCGCGACTATGCGGGCACCGTGGTGATGGTGACGCATGACCGCTATTTCTTGGATCAAGTGACGGGATGGATATTGGAACTCGATCGCGGCCAGGGCATTCCATATGAGGGCAATTATTCCTCGTGGCTCGAGCAAAAGCGCAAGCGTCTGTCCCAAGAAGGCCGTCAGGAAGAGGCGCGTCAACGCACCCTGTCCAGCGAGCTGGAATGGATTCAGGCCAGCCCACGCGCGCGCCAGGCTAAGAGCAAAGCGCGCATCACCGCTTATGAACAATTGCTGGCACAGAGCAAGGATAAGGCACCCGAAACGGCGCAAATCCTGTTGCCTCTGCCGCCGCGTTTGGGGCAATTGGTGGTGGAGGCCAATAAGCTCAGCAAGGGCTTTGGCGACACATTATTGATCGACAATCTCAGCTTTAATCTGCCGGCTGGCGGCATCGTGGGCGTGATCGGTCCGAACGGCGCGGGTAAGACCACGCTGTTTCGCATGATCACCGGCCAGGAAAAGCCCGACTCGGGCCAGTTGCGTCTGGGCGACACGGTGGTGCTGGGCTATGTGGATCAAAGCCGCGACAGCCTGGCCGATGGAAAGAATGTGTGGGAGGAAATCTCGCAAGGCCAAGACATCATCGATCTGGGCAACCGGCGCACGATGCAAAGCCGCGCCTATACGGCGGCTTTCGGTTTTAAGGGCGGCGATCAACAAAAGAAAGTGGGCCAATTATCCGGCGGCGAACGCAACCGCGTGCATCTGGCCAAGATGCTTAAATCCGGGGCCAATGTGCTGATGCTGGACGAGCCGACCAATGATCTGGACGTGGACACCTTGCGCGCTTTGGAAGACGCCTTGACCGACTTCCCCGGCTGCGCGTTGATCACCAGTCACGACCGTTGGTTCCTGGACCGCATCGCCACGCATATCCTGGCCTTTGAAGGCAACAGCCAAGTGGTGTGGTTCGAAGGAAACTATCAAGACTACGAAGCCGACCGCCACCGCCGCCTTGGCACCGAAGCCGATCAGCCTCACCGTCTGAGATACAAGCCTCTGACGCGCTAG
- a CDS encoding undecaprenyl-diphosphate phosphatase: protein MPSVSDLLNAAVLGVVEGLTEFLPVSSTGHLILFGELLGFQGPPGHVFEVAIQLGAILAVVWAFFGKLWGLAVGLPLQDARGQQARKMVLIILVAFLPALVIGGLAHSFIKQVLFNHYVVCASLILGGVVLLFIDRWAKTPKIQNMEAIKPRTGLIIGLFQCVSMIPGVSRSGTTIVGGMLCGVDKKAAAEFSFFLSLPTMFGATAYDLYKGWNGISMDGAMTIGVGFIVAFISALIVIRPFLDFVGRHGLAAFGWYRIAAGMAMLALLFTR from the coding sequence ATGCCTTCCGTATCCGATCTACTCAATGCCGCCGTTTTGGGTGTCGTGGAGGGGCTGACGGAGTTTCTGCCGGTGTCCTCAACGGGGCATTTAATCCTATTTGGCGAATTGTTGGGATTCCAGGGGCCGCCGGGCCATGTGTTCGAAGTGGCTATTCAATTGGGAGCCATCCTTGCTGTCGTCTGGGCCTTCTTTGGCAAGCTTTGGGGATTGGCCGTGGGGCTGCCCCTACAGGATGCCCGAGGTCAGCAGGCGCGCAAGATGGTGCTGATCATCTTGGTGGCTTTCTTGCCTGCTTTGGTGATTGGTGGCCTAGCGCATAGCTTTATCAAACAGGTTTTGTTCAACCATTATGTCGTGTGTGCATCGCTTATATTGGGAGGCGTCGTGTTGCTGTTCATCGATCGATGGGCAAAAACGCCTAAGATTCAGAATATGGAGGCCATCAAACCGCGCACGGGCCTTATCATCGGCTTGTTCCAATGCGTGTCGATGATCCCGGGCGTGTCGCGATCGGGTACCACTATTGTGGGTGGCATGCTGTGCGGCGTGGATAAGAAAGCCGCGGCTGAGTTCTCCTTCTTTCTGTCCTTACCCACCATGTTCGGCGCGACGGCCTATGACCTATATAAGGGGTGGAATGGAATCAGTATGGACGGTGCGATGACCATCGGAGTGGGCTTTATCGTCGCTTTTATCTCGGCTCTGATTGTTATTCGTCCATTCCTCGACTTCGTGGGACGTCATGGCCTGGCGGCGTTCGGCTGGTATCGCATCGCCGCAGGCATGGCCATGTTGGCGCTGCTGTTCACGCGGTAA
- a CDS encoding inositol monophosphatase, whose product MPVRSALMTVMARAAEKAGKSLVRDFGEVENLQVSKKGPKDFVSNADERSEKILREELAKARPDFSFLGEESGKHVGTGGEDAPCWIVDPLDGTTNFLHGLPHWCISIALQRHGEIMAGLVFDPVQDEMFWAERGHGAYMNHRRLRVSARKELGLALIHLSHNPARTPEDKTEWDIFLREMAELEPMVAGNRRMGSAALALSYVAAGRLDACVMRHFSIWDVAAARLIAIESGAALASLVERNHPIYDTSILASTPGLFSQIQRRLRSVRTKTESSAS is encoded by the coding sequence ATGCCCGTCCGATCGGCACTTATGACCGTGATGGCCCGTGCGGCCGAAAAGGCGGGCAAATCCCTGGTGCGCGATTTTGGCGAGGTCGAGAATCTGCAGGTATCCAAAAAGGGTCCCAAGGATTTCGTCAGCAATGCCGATGAGCGTTCGGAAAAGATCCTGCGCGAAGAACTGGCCAAGGCGCGGCCCGATTTCAGCTTTCTGGGTGAAGAGTCTGGCAAGCATGTCGGAACCGGCGGCGAGGATGCCCCTTGCTGGATCGTCGATCCCTTGGACGGCACCACGAATTTCCTGCACGGCCTGCCGCATTGGTGCATTTCCATCGCCCTGCAGCGTCATGGCGAGATCATGGCGGGCCTGGTTTTCGATCCCGTTCAAGACGAAATGTTCTGGGCCGAGCGTGGTCATGGCGCCTATATGAACCATCGTCGCTTGCGCGTATCGGCGCGCAAGGAGCTGGGTTTGGCGCTGATCCACCTAAGCCACAACCCGGCCCGCACCCCCGAAGACAAAACGGAATGGGATATTTTCCTGAGGGAAATGGCCGAACTGGAACCCATGGTCGCGGGAAATCGCCGCATGGGTTCGGCCGCCCTGGCATTGTCCTATGTGGCTGCGGGCCGTTTGGACGCATGCGTCATGCGTCATTTTTCGATATGGGACGTGGCGGCGGCACGGCTGATCGCCATCGAGTCAGGGGCGGCCTTGGCCTCTTTAGTTGAACGCAATCATCCCATCTATGATACCAGTATCTTGGCTTCGACACCCGGCCTGTTCTCTCAAATCCAACGCCGTCTGCGCAGCGTGCGCACCAAGACCGAATCATCTGCTTCGTGA